The Thermococcus sibiricus MM 739 DNA window GATATTCGCTGGATTGTCCTCAACAGTTTCAATGCTCGAAGTCTACGTTGATTCAGCAATTACAAAGCTCAATATGAGTAGAAAGAATGCCTCGGTTCTCCTAGGTCTGGCGACCTTCCTAGTTGGAGCCCCCTCTGCACTAAGCCCCTCATACTTTGATTGGATCGCAAACATCTCTACTGTTTATATAGGCCCATTAGGAGCCTTAATAGCAGCTTTAGCATTAATAAGGCTTGGAATAGAGAAGGCCTATGAAGAACTCAGAAAGGGGGCCTTAATAGAAGTCCCAGAAGCCTGGAAACCTTGGGTAAAATACCTTTACCCAATAGTGATAATAGTCATATATATCTCACAGTTTGTACTGGGGTGATAAAATGGACATAGTCTACCTCATAGCAATATTTGTAGTATTAATAATATACGGTCCCTTGATATGGGCTCTCTACCGGCTTTCAAAAGCTTCCACCTCTTAATTTCTTTTTTTGGTGAGTCCCTATGGCAATAAAAGACGTTAAAAATATGGGAAAAGATTATGGAAAGGATTTGCCAAAAGGAGACTACTTAGACTGTGCCCTCGCACATAACCCATTTGGATGCCCTACGCTGGTGATTGAAGAACTCAAAAAGCTTAGTTTTCATGATATACACTTGTACCCTAATAATGATGAAAAACTCAAAGAAGCTCTTGCAGAATTCTGGAATGTAAAAAATGACCAGATTTTCCTCGGCACAGGCTCTATGGGATGTCTTCAGAAAATTAATAAGCTTCTCACTCCTGGTTCAGTTGTTCTTGGCTATTCTCCTCAGTTCCTTCCTTATATTAACGACGCCCGTTTGAACGGAGCGGTTTACCACTATGTACCCCTACTGAGGGAGGAAGATTTTACTATAGATGTTTCCAGAATAATTGCTCAAATCGATGAGAGAACGACCTTCATCTACGTGGATAACCCAAACAATCCTACCGGCCAGATCTTCAAGCTAAAGGAGATTGAAGAACTTGCGGAAGAAGCTGGAAGAAAGGGGGCTATTCTAATCGTTGATGAAGCATTTGGAGAGTTTATGGAGAAAAGGAATTCCGCAATAAACCTCGAATATCCAAACGTTGTGATCACAAGGTCATTCTCAAAGGGCTTTGGGCTGGCCGGCCTGAGAATCGGATACTGCGTGGTAAAGGGCAAGGAGATGAAAGAGTTGCTTTTTAAGGTCGATTTTCCATTCTCAATCACAAACATCTCAATACGAGCCGCTCTAAAAGCGCTTGAGGATACAGAATTTTTAAAGAAGACTATCAAGAAGACCAAAAAGAGCAAGGAGAAAACCATGAAGGAGCTTGGAAGAAGGTTTCATATAGCAAAGACCCACAAAACAACCCCAATCTTCCTGTGTGGTGGTCAAAAAGATACATATGGCTATTTTCTTCAGAAAGGAATCCTCACAGTCCCAGGAAGTGAATTCATGAACCTTGATGATTCGTATGTCAGAATAAGAGTGCCGAAAGATGTAGATGAGCTTCTAACAAGAATCAATCTTCCATCACCATAAAAAAGAAGAGCAACACAGGAGGTTTAATCTTCATTTTTCTCACCTAAAGCTTTCCGAGTAGCATTAATATTCCAAAGAGGATAAACAGCACTCCTGCTCCCTTGTGAATAAGCTCAAAAGGTAAGGCATCACCTATTTTGTCCCCCAATATTGCCCCGATCAAATTAACGGAAACCAACCCTAAAACCGCTCCTAGAAATGCCTTTACCCATCCATATTTAGAGGCAAAAGCAATTGTCGCTAGCTGGGTCTTATCTCCCAGTTCTGCAAGAAAAATTGCTACAAACACATAAAGAACTTCTTTCAAAAGATCCCCTCCTTTAAAAAGATAATTAAAAAATCAAAGCTCCTCAAGAGCTTTTTTCA harbors:
- a CDS encoding pyridoxal phosphate-dependent aminotransferase — its product is MAIKDVKNMGKDYGKDLPKGDYLDCALAHNPFGCPTLVIEELKKLSFHDIHLYPNNDEKLKEALAEFWNVKNDQIFLGTGSMGCLQKINKLLTPGSVVLGYSPQFLPYINDARLNGAVYHYVPLLREEDFTIDVSRIIAQIDERTTFIYVDNPNNPTGQIFKLKEIEELAEEAGRKGAILIVDEAFGEFMEKRNSAINLEYPNVVITRSFSKGFGLAGLRIGYCVVKGKEMKELLFKVDFPFSITNISIRAALKALEDTEFLKKTIKKTKKSKEKTMKELGRRFHIAKTHKTTPIFLCGGQKDTYGYFLQKGILTVPGSEFMNLDDSYVRIRVPKDVDELLTRINLPSP
- a CDS encoding TMEM165/GDT1 family protein, whose translation is MKEVLYVFVAIFLAELGDKTQLATIAFASKYGWVKAFLGAVLGLVSVNLIGAILGDKIGDALPFELIHKGAGVLFILFGILMLLGKL